The Brassica oleracea var. oleracea cultivar TO1000 chromosome C6, BOL, whole genome shotgun sequence genomic interval TTCCTAAGCCTTCCACGTAGGAATCCACGTGAGAAACTCGCTTGATACAGTCGCGCCACATGTCCACTATTCGCTCCGCATCATTTCATTAAAGAATTCGTCTTGGGCTTTTTTTTGTTATCGGCTCAGTATGCTGGTGATGCAGGGACTTTTGCGATTCGTCCATACTCATGAGTAACACGATGTGGTTGAAACGCGTTGTTTTCTGTCGTGGCTCCGGTGATCGTGACCAAGCTTCCTTCACGGCATGAGGCCGCGCTCATCGTTTCACCGTTGCGGCCTCCTAAGCTCGCAACCGAAAGCCATGATATTTCCTAGCTCTCAAAGTCATCGACCTCACCTCCCATTGCAGTCCAATTTTATTGTTGTGAGGAATCTCTGCCTCGATCTCGGTTAATGTCAGAATTATCTTGCTCACTCTATGTTCTCTGATTCTGCTTCATGTACCTTAACAATTTCGTTGATTCAGATCGGATTGATACATAATCTTTCACATTAAATGTTAAAATACTTAGTATCTGATAGCCGGGTTTGGATATTGAGTTCTGAATTTTGGAAACCTTCTGTAATTATAATTGCAGCTTCTTTTTCATGTTCTGTCTGTTGCTTGAATTCTCAGTACGGTTGTTATGGTTCAACCACCAGCACACCATTGTTCTGTAATGTGTTTGAGTGAGAGATAGTGACTGTAATACGTGTCCTAGATGTAATTGCAGCTGCATATGCTATTACTAGCTCTTTCTTCATGTTCTTTCTTTTCCTTGAATTCTCTGTACATTCTAACTATTGTTTCTGTCTGTGTTTAAAATGGCGATCGCCTTTTGCGCCATGGCGCAAGGCGCACTGTGGCGATGGCTCCACCGCCATGGAACCCTGAGGCGAGCCTAGTTTCCCCAAGGGGCTCGCCTAGTTGCGCTTTGCCCATAAGGCAGTGGCTTAAAGGCGATGCAAAGGCGCGCCTTGGAGACTGTAAGTTAATCGGCACTAAACCAAGTAGAAACTAAACCCTACTCTAACTAATTAACCAATCTTAAAACCAAACATTAAAAATACTCACCAAAACATAGATCTAACTGTGTTTTGCTTAAGGTTAGTGTATTATCTACTCTTCTCTAGTCTCATAGGTTCTTCTTCTTATTATAACTTCTTTACATAACACCAATACTCGTGCTTGTTACATAACACGACAATAAGACATAGTTAACGTTAACTTTCAACTAGTCTTCAAGGCGAGCGCCTCGGTGCGCCTTGGCGCAAGGCGCAAGGCACACACCTCATCGCCATGGAGCGCCATGTGCCATTTTAAACACAAGTTTCTGTTATAATATAGAAAGTTTAGATCTTGGATCAACAACCAGCATAACTGCTCTGTATCTATGACTGAGAGAGATTTAGTGTGTGTATTAATATGTGCTCTCGCTTGAATATCTTAACTTCTGAGACTTTGTACTTATGGATTCAGATTTTTAGTTGTTTTAATGTGTTAGATAGAGCATCATTACGTGGCTTAGGATTTGATTATTGTTGGCTACTTTCATACAAACAAGAGGTTCGACAATGTGGAGCTCTCTGGCGTTCCTAAGAATATCGGTGATCACATCTCTCAGTTTTTTCCCTCAGGCGCCAATTCCCTAGGCGAAGCTCTTATACTCTTCTTTTTGTCAAAGCAGTTTATTGATTCACTAGGTATGACCATCTTACGTTGCACATTTATGTTGTTTTGTAGTTTAATAGCAAAAAGCTTGAAGCCTTATCAAAGGGTAAAGATAGAAACCCTGAGATGCAGGTTTGTGTTTCTAATCACGACAAAAGTTCTGGACATCTTACTATAGCATGGATACATGATTTGGAAGGTAATCAGTTAAGTAGGGAGTATATATAAAGGCCACTCTACACCAGTATAGTTTCTTGGCAATTGACAGTATCTGTATATTGTTATTGCTATATAGGAAATATATGGGGAACATCTGGACAATTCGAATGTGGCATTGTATTCGGAGTGGAAGTAGCTTTGGGTTATGAAGAGATTTGTTCAGATTCTTCTGGGAACAGAGTGTTTATTAGGAGAAATAATGGATACATGAAACTTATCAAGCCTTTCACCATGGAAAACATATTAATGTCTCGGTTATGTAGAGAGAAAATGTACATGGAGGAAAATATGTTTAGCCCCTTTCCATCACATTGTAATTCATTTTCGAGGCCATTGGTTTTACTGATGGTACAAAGGATTTTATAAGAACTATGGAGATTTTATTAGCCGAGCTCAGAGTTGTAGAATTCCTTAGCTAAGGAAGTTGGAAGATCTAGGTCTTCATGTTAAGAGAATAATGGGATTGGTACACACATCTCGCTATCTTTTTACTAACGTAAAATTTGTTTATTATACTGACAATGGCGAAGACTTTACATGTTAAGCTTGATTTATGTTTTTAAAATGGATCAAATGATGCAACTTTGCTGCTATTCGGTGGGATTTTGGTTGAGATATTGTCGTATTGTATTCATCATAATTGTGGGACTGAAACAATGGACTTTTTAACAGAATACGGGTATGCGATATAGCCATATAAGTAATTAGCAATGTTTACATGTATCTGAACCGAACAACCAAATTAAATCGAACCGAAGAACCAAACTAAATCAAACCAAAAAACAAAGTTCGGTTTGGATTTGGATCCTATCAATTATAGTAGTGGATTATATATATATATATATATATTTTTTTTTTTTTTTTTTTTTGTCATCAGTGGATTTTATGTTTTTAGAACCGAATAACCCGAACTGAACTGAGAACCAAATGGGTACCCGAAAATATAGAATATAGTTCATATATTTGTAAATATTAACTATATTTAGTTTAAAAATAATCAAATAATTTTAAAATATTTTTTATTAGTTAAGATAACAAAAAAATAGATTTTACTAGAATACAATTTCATCTAAAATACTTAAAATTAGTTGAATTATTCGATTTTTATCTGAAAATCCAAAAATCTGATATTAATCTGAAAAGCTCTTCTTCTTTTTTTACCTTTTAACCCAAATTAATGGAAAAACAGAACCAACCTAGAACTGAATAGGATCCAAAATTATTTTTGATATAAGTCGGTCTCCAACTTTGTTATCCGAACCAAGCCGAAATAACTGAACCGAACCGAGACTGAACTGTACTTTCTAAAAACCCAAACAGATTCTAAACTTCTAAAACCAAAGAACCGAACCGGAATCGAACACAGAACTGAATGCCCATGGATATAGATAATCATAGTTTTGCTTTCTTCAACTTCAGTCAAAGACAAAACATTTTGCAGAGACCCATGTTTACAGATTCCCTTGAATCTTTTTCAAGTATTATAAACGAAGTGTGCACTCACAAATGTAAATTCGCAAACTCAGCAACACAAATACATTTTAAAAAAAACTTACGACACTTCAAAACATATACGTCCATACCAAAACTAGCACACAAACACTTGATTATAGACTACAATAATTCCTAAATACAACCTATCCTAAAACAATATGCTTTTTTCAACGTATAACCCCTCATCACTAATATGTCCCAATCTACCCACTACACACTCTCTGACTATTCAACAACAACACCAGAATATATCGAACATTTTCTTACTATTACGTAACACAATGTTGTGACATTAAATTGTAATTACTTTCTGTATTTAAATGATTGTTGTTTTAGATTTTGGTTTTGTATGGTTTAGAGTATAATAAATGTATTTATTTTAAAATAAATTAGAATGTAAAAATATGAGGGTGACTTTAGTGATAAAACCAAAAAATGATACAAAAAATTAATGTATTTAGTTTTTTTTAATGTGTGAAAAACTTAAAACATCAATCATACATATGCCCAGGGAATATAACATATGAAGATACAAAACCCAATAGCATCATACAAAACAAATAAACAACATAAGAAACACGAAGCGTGAACACTCCAGTAAATACAATGAATGCAAACCTAAACACACAAAATCATACAAAAAATAATAACCTAGATCACAAGTAAAGTATATCCCGTCTGTAGGACGGGCCGACTCTAGTATATATATAAAGTTGAGATTGTTTTTCTCCCATAGTGTCCACGTAGGATTCCAGCTCACTAATTCGTGTGTCCTAGAGCCACCACATGTCCCGGTTTTTAAAACATATAGTTTCATTTAATTTGGTAAGCAATATTTGTGGGCTTCGATTAGAATTGTGTTTTATGTTTTGCTTAATAAAGCCCATTCAATACAAGAAAAAGAAGTGATACCCAGACAACCATATTAAACAGAAGTTTATCGGGAACGACTGTTTCCTATCATTTTTTTACAATCCTAATTTCATCGGAGTTTGGGTCTAGAAAATCATCATTTGTTGGAAAATTCTCGGTAAGTTACGATAACATATATTGTGGAAATTTTCATCGGAAAATCATCTGAATGTACCGATGACTTTTTGAGTAATCCACCTCCGATTAATTTCCGGCAGCTGAAAATATTTATACAAAAAACAATTATTTTAATTAAATTATAACAAATATTAAAAATCTTCATATATTTCATTGCATAATAAATGTAAAAATTCAATAACAAAAAATTAAAAGGAAAGAACGGATCTTCTGGTTTGCAATAAATTTGATAAAATTGGTGGTGTATGATGCAACGATGGTGATAGCAGATGAGAAGTGAGCGGAATGGAAGTAGCGGTAAACAGAGTTGTAGCGGTGGTCGTGCAAGGAGTTGCGGTGGCTGGATGCAAAGAAAGAGGCGCAGCGGTACAAGGAGTTGCGGCAGTGGCGGTGAAAGATGTGCGGACAATGGTGGTTCTTTTGCATAAGAAAGTAGATCTAAAAAGAAAAGAGAGAAAGATTGGGAAGATGAAAAAAAAATATGAAATTAAAGAGATAGTGCTGACAACTCTTCTCCACCGTTCGTTTGATATATAGATAAAATTAAAGGCGATTAATAAAAAAATAGTTTTATGCTAAAACACAACCATTTTATCCAGAATCTTTTTTCCATTACACGTTTCACTTTGATTAAATTAAAACAAAAAATTATATATATATATATGTATATATATATATATATATTGTCAATTGCAAAACTGTAGATATAGTTAGATTGATAAATATATTTAACCACTAAACCAAAAAAAGCTATTTATATGTCTGTTTGTTTTTAAGATTGGAAACGATAATTCAATTATTCTAAAAGCTCATTTTTAAAAAAAATCAGTTGTAAATTAAATTAATTTTCACATAAAAATTTGAATGAACAAGATAAAAGACTATTTTGATCATATCTTACATTTAATTAACTTTATTCGTGTAGTTTGTTTTCTTGCATATAATTTGTCAGTTATGAAAATTAAATAATATTTGTACAAATAATTTTAGTTTGTTCATAATAAATAAAACAAAAAAAAAATTATTTACCTGCCATAATATATTTGTGTAACGGGCTCATTGTATATTTAAGGTATATTTAAATTCATATAAAACAAAAACTTAATTTAAAATTATAGAAAACAATGTAACCTCCATTAGTACATTTTAATGTAGACTCAATTTTTTTTTTGTAAAATGAAACAACATGCAAAACCATTTAAAGCGCTTACAGTATATCAATACCACAACTTTATAACATATACACGATTATTATTATTTTTTGGACAATATAAACAAGTATTGTAAACAAGAAAAATATATCTTATTACATGTAATCTCTTTTGACCTAAAACTTTCTAGAAGACAAAAAAACATTATCATACATATTTCTTGCAAATAAAATCCTAAAACACAAACCAGAAAATTATACAAAAAATAATAAAGCTAATACCAAAACTGGTGTAGTAATAAAAATTGGTTTTAAATTGGATTTTAATTGCTATACTAGATTTTGACCCAAAACTGATTTACAAATGAATTGTTTTTTATTTATTGATCCAAAAATAATTTACAAATTATATTTATTTTTATTTTGAACCATAAAAGTTGAGTTTTTATGTTTTATCTTCTTCAAAATATGATATTTATTCCAAATAGATTTAAATATGATAAGTGGGATTTAATAGTATAGATATTATCTATTGAAGAACAATATGTTGTCATCATTAAAATGTGGTAATGTTTGAAGATGATAACCACTCCCGGTCTAGAGAGCCTCTTACACCTGCATAGAAAGTGAAGCCCACCACCACACTAACTTCCGAGAGCTAAGGTGGTCCTGGGAAACGAGCAAAGACCAAATGGTGACACCGAGCCAGTTAATGACAACCCCGAGAACCGGCTCGCCATTTGGGACCTCAAAGAACCGAAGGATCAATATCCGAGACGTGCGGACTTAAAACCGGTGTCGGCGGACTTAGGTAAAGACGATAGCGCCAAGAGACAAACTTCATATACAAACGCATCCGCCTTTGTGATGAGAAACCAGAACATCAGAAGTGAGGTAGCTGAGCGAGTGGTCCACATGGGCCATAGACGACCGCCTGATTACAACCACCCCGCCTGCGAACAACTACTCGAGACTCGCCTTCAAGACCACGGAGCAGAGGAGAAAGACCCCACCGACACCGATTGAAACACCCAGTTGAGCCAGCAAGGGACACTGGAGTTCAAGAAGGTGAGTCAACCAGAGAAGAGACGAAATATCTGAAAACTGTCTCCTCCAAAACCTTAAAAACCGACTGAACCACAGATCTCCCGACCAGAACCTCGCCGCGAAGCCGAAGATAGCAGAGACGCCGCCGGAGCCAGAGCACCTCGCGCGCGGAGCACCTTACCGGAAAGAGACCCTATCCCAGAATCGAGAGCAACATAAAAAACGAGGTAAGGGAAGGGAGGACGCTCCCGGCGCCGGCACGCGCGCGTACGCACCGCCAGACGCCGGGCGTTACTGTAGCACGCGCTTTAGGACGAGGCCCGGGAGAGAGAGATGAGAGAGGTTCCTATAAGGCTATAATAATGTTTGGATTTCATATCCGATCCAGATCCCTAGTTGAACTGGTACACCCAGTACCTTGTATATTTTCTAGTTCGGATTTACTGAAAAAACTGTTAATTATAAATATGATCGAACCTGGTAAAAATCCAAAAAACTTACTATTAATCCGCCATCTGTTACCATTGATCAAATAAAAACTCAAAATATCTGATAATATTTTTATTTTTAAAACATTACTTACATACTTTTTAATATTACATAAACTTGTGATTTCTAAGACTTTGATGAAATTTTTATTATATCATCCAAATACAAAATGATAATATAAGAAATGTATTGATATGACAGTATTAGTTTATCTTTGTTATTAATAACCTATTTTAAACATTGTGTTTTTATTCTAAAATTTATGATAATTTTTAAATTCTTAAACACTCAAAATTGCCATATCAATATTGTGTACAAAATGACATAATAAATAATATTATTTTATTTTTGTGTACATACTCATTTTCGATGGTTAAATAATATTATACAAAAATGATATTCAAATATGTATATGATAATTGACGGAGGATATAGGGTTTGAGTTTGTATTGAAAATATGCATAATATTTGAATATTGATAAATTTAAGAAAATAATATTTTGATGTCATTATGTTTGTTAATTTATATATGGTTCATAATATACATATTTAAACTTAGAATATTTATATTAAATTTAAGGTTAACATATCTTATAAATATTTGTAGGCTTAATATTTATTCATCTATTTAGGTGTATCCGTATGCACAAAACCAAAACAATTAACGAATTTTAGTACGTAATTCCTCTCGTAAAATAAATGTATTTTTGGCAGCTTTACAATTTTCATCAAAGATATAGATCATGAATGATCCTGTTTTAATAGTATTAATAGAGCTCCTGAAGTTCTTCGTGGGGCCACCCATTACTCTAGAGCTGTGGATATGTGTATGGATGCATCTTTGGTACATAATCTATATGTTACTTCTCTGTGGATTTGCCTTCAGTATCAAATCTTTTGCTATAAAACTACAACAACTAACCGTTGTTTCTTTACCATTAACAGCTGAACTTATGACCAACCAAGCAATCTTTGGTGAGGACTCTGAGCTCCAACAGCTCCTCCATATTTTCAGGTAAGTATTTTGTCTTCACTTGTCACCCACTTACTTTGACAAACATAACACAATTTAAAGCATATCTCTAGTGTGCTTCTCGCACTATGAACCCTCTTACCTTTAGCATATATCAATTCTATAATCATGGTCTTCAATAATACATGATGGAAATTCAAATGTTAAATAAATGGAAAAAACATACACATAGCAAGATCGACTGTGGGGACTTAAGCCACAAGCCACATGAAAAATGTAGGCCAAGCAGTGAGTGAAACCGAAGCCAAACCATAAGCCCATAGCATAACCACTGAGCATTCACTTTCCCCAGCTCCAAATAACTGAGTTATCGTACCTGCCAACAAAGCTATTAAGTCAGTCAATACAATGAAGTTAAAAGAGTTAAGCTTGCAGCAACGAACCTAGACTCATTGCTGGTGGGACAGCATACTGAATGAGAAGAACAAACTGGTACAACGGTTCTGAGGTAATCAAATCCAACTTGTATGCTCCTCTAACGATTAAAACACCACTTATAGGCAGGAGAATGTAACGTGCAACCAAGACGCCGATAATGCTGGATCTTTTCATTCCTGAACTCCTCATACCTTTGAGTAAGTTTCCTCCAATGATCAGGGTCGTAGCAGGAATGGCTCCATCTCTTCAGCCAAAAGAAACAAGAAGCTCGGTTACAGCTTTAGAATGAGTGAGTTTTTTTCTATGGTAAGTTGTCTATTTTACTAGTTCAATTACCCCACTAGAGTAACTGAGTCTTGAAGCACTCCAAGAGGAGCTACGTTGCCGATTATTAGCTTCCTTACAGGATTAATGAGACCAATCACAAGCGCGATTATCTTTAAACAAAACCAAAAAAGGATGAAATATTAGTTAAAGTAGTATGAATGTTGGAAAGGGACAGTGAAACACAAACCGCAGCAATAGTTGTTGGAGTAAATATTGTACTCAAGTTGACTTTCTCTGACAGTGAAACCATTCTTCTCTTGAATCTGTCCCACCTCCCAACCTGTCACATACTCATACACAGTCATTACTCATCACCATCAGATGAATGAGTAGTTATCGATCTAGTAATGAGACCTTATGGTTTTCTTCTTCTTCTTCTTTGGAAGAGATCAGTGGGACTTTGCAGCTGGATTCAATAGAAGGTTGGGTTTCAATGGGAGAGTTTGATAACACACGCATAAGATTGTAAACGTAAGTCCATATGTAAACTGATCCCATCTGATAACATTACAAGTATATATATATCAATCATAATGATATATAGACACTGATAAAACCTTGGAGAAGAAGAAAACTTACTGCCATGGAGAGTGCAACATAACCCATTCCATACTTGTTGCAGTTTTCAGGATCTCCAAATGGACCTCTTTATCTTTACAAACAGCTGGGATTATGATTAATGGCATGTTTCCCAAGTTACCTGTTTAGGGTTTCATTAATATCATATCATTAAGTAAAAACAGAACAAAAAACCACAATCTGAAATATTAGGAGACATGATTTTTAAGGTTTTGTTACCAGCATCACAACAACCAACAATGAGACCACGAAGATGGGACGGAGGCTTAGTGATGAGAATAACAATCCAGCCTAATAACGAACCAATGATGAATGTGAGCAGAAGATTAATCGGCATGAACCACCTGATATCATTATTCATTAGGATAAACCAGAGAGCTAAACTCCTGATGAAAAACCTCAGGTGACTTACATTTTCACCAAGCTTTCATATGTAACACTATCAGCTAAACGGCTTCCAACAAGCGAAGGATTAAACACATAAAAGACAATCTATACAAAAAAACAAACAAACACAGATTAAAGTAGATTTATTAGTAAAGAGAGTATAAATTTAATTATAACGAACGTCGTTCAAATATTTGCGAGCATCTGGACCAAGAAGATTGACTCCATCCAGAGCCATATAAAGTCCAACTGATGTTATCAGCAGAATCTCCACCACTGGTTTTGATGAAGTTATGAACAGATGCAAAAGCTTCAACATCTCTACTTCCACTTTTTATTTCTCAAGAGCTAATACCTGCAAACATAATCCGTATACTCATAACTTCGGTTGTTGCATATGAATTAGTGGAGCTTCAAGAAAACAGAAAACTAAAACAGAGCTTGAAAAATACTCTAGTAAACCTGAAAAATATTTCTTTGGTAGCAAATAAATAAATATTTGTAAGATCATTTTAGAAGTATAGATGGATGGATGGCTAGATAAAGAGATAGATAGAGAATCCGAAAAAATCCAAACCTGCACACTCTATCTCTTTATAAAAGAGAATATGCGTCTCTAGAGAATCCACACGTGCATGGCCAGATCGAGGCCGCCTCTTTACTCCATATTCTTGGGGATGGGATGAGACTAAGAATATTAGTTTGATTTTAACGGTTATAAATATGCACAACTTGGTATCCGCATGACTCGAGTTAGATTTGTACCCTCTTTCTTGTGTTTGTTCCGTATGAAATAGTTCAAGACATAGATTCATAGCTCTATAGCTCTTTGTTTGATTCAACCGTATGATAACTCATAAGTTTCTGAACTCTTACTTTTACCAGAACCAACAAGAAAAAAGGTTTCAAATTATAAGGACTTATCTATATATATTAGGTGAAACAAGTTCTAGTTACATGTATATATCACCCTTTTTGTAGATCAATTTTAATGTATTTCATGAAATAGATATAAGAATATCCATAAGATATATATACCAACATGTGAAATAAGAAAGATAAAATCTACAAAATATAAGAAGAGAAATTAAAAATAATTTCCACAAAATTTGGAAAACTCATATGAGTAATTCTTTGTTTGTTTTCCTAGATTGTCTGAGACCAGTAGTTATATAGGACACTCGTCATGCCTTTCGTCATATATACTACGATACGTGAAATTTCATCATATTAATTTGTGGTTCTTGCTGGATATGTAGAGATAATTATGTAGATAGACAGCTACGTACTATGAAGTCCTTTTTGTTGCCATCTATCGTCTGGCGAGTTGTTTGTTGCGACAAGAAGCATCCCAAAGCTCCCCAACACAGCATAACCGATTAATTACCCTGCCATAAAGTGAGCTTCAGGGAAAAAATCCTCTTGATCTATTCGTATTACGGCTTCACGCTCTGACTTGAAATGATCCAAGACCAGTTTCCCATTGTACATCAAGATACCAGTCTTCGGATCGATATAGATAACCTGAGTGTTGGCCCTAGAGAAGAGACTAAATATGACACACCAGAGTCTGAGGTGTCAAAACCACTATAGATAGGATAGATGTCTTCTGACCGCCCACTGAAATTAGCCAACTAAATGATGACAAACACCTAGAAAAAAAAAACGTTCCGTCTTTAGTAAAAAATAATCTGATAAAAAGCCAGAACCGGTCTCAAAATTTCAAAACTATAAATATTTTACTATATTTTTTATAAGCAATTTACTTTTATAATTTTAAAGTTATAAAACTTATATATATATATATATATATATATATATATATATATAAACTCTTTCAAATTTGAAGGTGATCGAAGACAAATTTTACATCGAACATCATGTCTAAAACCAGCCTTGTGAAGACCATATATAACCATGACTCATTCATGAGTGGCCTTAAGAAAGGGACCTTGTGAATGCAGATCCATCTCAACTCAGGGCGCAGCAGCTGTCCTCTTGACAGCTTCACGGATTAAGAATCAAGATACCAAGCTGGCCATATTTCTCGATACGACTTATTTACGGAACAAAAGCTAGATCATTCAAAATCTAGCAATCGCAAGCTGCATTGAAGTTGACTGAACTTTTTCAATTTTCACAATTAGATATATTATACGGACATGGACTTTGTCCCCAACAAGGCTTATAAGATAATGGGCTCAGCCCATTTAAAAGGAGGGTCACTAGCAAACCCTAGACCTCTCCTTTCTATAAATAAGGAGCCAACCTCTTCCAATAGGGCTCTTGGACTCTCTTTTGGTCTCTCTTCCATCTCTCTTTTCTTCTAGAGAGAGAAACACTTCAACACATGCTTTCATCTAGTCACTTGTGATCCTTTGTTGTAAAACTACGATTGGCTTGATCCCCTTTCGGGGTACGTAGGCAACCCTTCACCGGGTCCAGCTATAATCAATAAACACCTTTTTTCTTATTCTCTCCGGGTTGTCCCCATCCGGTCCAAGCTCAG includes:
- the LOC106296686 gene encoding uncharacterized protein LOC106296686 isoform X1, coding for MRPRSSFHRCGLLSSQPKAMIFPSSQSHRPHLPLQSNFIVFNSKKLEALSKGKDRNPEMQVCVSNHDKSSGHLTIAWIHDLEGNIWGTSGQFECGIVFGVEVALGYEEICSDSSGNRVFIRRNNGYMKLIKPFTMENILMSRLCREKMYMEENMFSPFPSHCNSFSRPLVLLMVQRIL
- the LOC106296686 gene encoding uncharacterized protein LOC106296686 isoform X2, giving the protein MWSSLAFLRISFNSKKLEALSKGKDRNPEMQVCVSNHDKSSGHLTIAWIHDLEGNIWGTSGQFECGIVFGVEVALGYEEICSDSSGNRVFIRRNNGYMKLIKPFTMENILMSRLCREKMYMEENMFSPFPSHCNSFSRPLVLLMVQRIL